ATTTGAAACTATTTCCCATTTTATGGTGTTTTTTCAGTTCACTCCGCCAGTCATATATAATGGCATGGCTGAAGATTTTCTTTTAGACGTTCAGAACATTCCGCCTATAGTCCACCTAGTAGAAAAGCGGACTGCTTTGAATGTTGAAAAAAATCTTTGGCACGCCATTATGACTAGCGGATTGAACTAAAAACACCACAAACCCAAAAATAAGTTAAAATCCACCATAAATAAAGTCGTTTAGTAATTCTACAAAGCAGTCCGTCTATCTGACAGGCAGACTGTTTTCTTTGATAGACCGTCTAGTGATGCCTGTTGGCTAGATTTTTGGACAACTCTCGCTGTGAGGCACCAGTCCGCCTTTCAAAGAGGCGGACTTGTGGCGGGAGTTGCTCAAAGAGCAAGAGAATATCGCCACGAGGCACCAATACATCTGTATGACAGAAGGAAATATTTTTTATCGCCATGAGGCACGTCACTGTGATTGGTAAATTGAACTAAAAACACCACAAAACCGGAAATACTTTCAAATCCGCTGTAAATTGAGAAATAGTTGATCTGAATTACTAACTAATTCAATTATTTTTGACAGAATCAATGGGCTACTGTGTTTTGTGGCATTATTTCAAGAGCAATGACACTAGAAATCCTATCAACAGGAGTAGCTGGGAATTACAATGGAGCTTTACAAGTGGTACTAATTACAAAATTTCCAAAATTTCATGAACCCTTTTtgttaacttaagaaaaactaATTTACTTGTCAAATTCTTCATTTTGAACAGATGACAGCCGAGTTTCAAGTCCCGTCTCCATTGGTTCCAACCCGCGAAAACTACTTTGTCCGGTACTGTAAGCAGCATGTCGACGGAACTTGGGCTGTGGTTGATGTTTCCTTGGACAATTTACGCCCTAATCCGATTTCGAGGAGCAGAAGAAGGCCGTCGGGTTGTGTCATCCAAGAATTGCCAAATGGTTACTCTAAGGTACTAAGTTTAATACTTTTATAGCGTCCATTTAAAAGGTGTCGGATGAATCTCGATTAAATTGGTTTATAGGTTGTATGGGTGGAGCACATAGAGGTGGATGATAGATCTGTTCACAACATATACCGGTCTCTAGTTAATTCGGGTTTAGCTTTCGGAGCTAAACGTTGGGTTTCGATCTTAGACCGACAATGCGAACGGATTGCTAGCTCAATGGCTATCAACATTCCTGCAGGAGATCTTTGTGGtactaattattaaaattaaaattgttctaTATATCATATTGGTTATTAGCGAATGATATCACTTTCTaaaaatgacttatataatggaatggagtgaGTATGATCTAATTATTTGTGAGTGATTTCTTGGACAGTGATAACGAGTCCGGAAGGGAGGAAGAGTATGCTGAAACTTGCTGAAAGAATGGTTATTAGCTTCTGCTCCGGTGTTGGAGCTTCAACTGCGCACGCGTGGACAACGTTGTCAGCCACAGGTTCGGACGATGTTAGGGTTATGACTAGGAAGAGCATGGATGATCCTGGCAGGCCTCCCGGGATTGTGCTGAGTGCAGCCACCTCGTTTTGGATTCCGGTCCCTCCTAAAAGAGTATTCGAGTTCTTAAGTGATGAAAATAATCGAAATGAGGTATACTACTTCATCATTCATCTCTAAATTAGTTGCATTTTATCACATTGTATAGGGCAAAACTAGCCGAATCAGGCCAATTCGTTGCCTTACCACACTTTCTTTCTGCGGTTTCGAGGGCTCAAACTCTTGACCTCTTAGTTAGACATTGAATCTAAATCATTTCCACACGAATCATGTCCTGATGTTGAGCTTATTTATAGCTGCTTTCAGGACTTAAACTCTCGACCTCTTAGTTAAAGACGTTAGCAATCATATTGCAACGACGCTCATACTCATTTCATCACATATATACAGTCTTAAAACGATCGAAAAACCCTAAACTGTTCGAAAACTCAAACTCTTGGCCTCTTAGTTAGACATACAGTAACTCTTTTCCACAAGGATCAAGTCCTCAACGTGCTTATCTATAGCTGTTTTCACGACTTAACGCTCGAGCTCTTAGTTAAAGACGTCAGCAATCTTATTGCAACGACGCTTACCCTCATTTTATcatatatatactcttaaaacGACCGAAAAACCCTAAATTGTCTGAAAACTCAAACTCTTTACCTCTTAGTTAGACATAGAGTAACTCTTTTCCACACGGATCAAGTCCTCATCGAGCTCATTTATAGCCGTTTTCAGGACTTAAACTCTCGGCCTCTTAGTTAAAGAGGTTAGCAATCATATTGCAACGATGCTCACACTCATTTTATCACATATATACACTCTTAAAACCACcgaaaaaaaaccctaaatttTTCGGGAACATAATGAGTACTTATCTCAAAACCTAACAATCTTTGAATCTTTTGCAGTGGGATATCCTTTCAAATGGAGGACAAGTTCAAGAAATGGCTCACATTGCAAACGGACGCGATCCCGGAAACTGCGTTTCGTTGCTTCGAGTGAACGTAAGTCCCCCGAAACATCCCTCTATCTCTACCGTATGAATCAAATATAGCTCACTAAATCATGACATTGAAACTGTAGAGTGCAAATTCAAGCCAAAGCAACATGCTGATACTTCAAGAGAGCTGCATAGACTCGACCGGATCATACGTTATCTATGCGCCCGTCGACATATCCGCGATGAACCTTGTTCTAAGTGGTGGAGATCCAGACTATGTTGCTCTTCTTCCATCTGGTTTTGCTATACTTCCTGATGGACCAGGGCTTAACCACGGCGGAATTCATGATGTTGGCTCGGGCGGGGCGCTACTTACTGTCGCATTTCAGATCTTAGTTGATTCAATTCCAACAGCAAAACTATCTCTGGGATCAGTTGCCACTGTAAACAATCTGATTAAGTGCACAGTTGAGAGGATCAAAGCTGCAGTTTCATGTGAAAATGCTTGAAATATCCATCAATATGAGGTTAGCAATGAAATCCGAAAAAAAATAAGCCCGAACGTCTAATGACTTTTCAAACTTTTATTACGACCTATTTACCATCTCAACTTGCTTTAACGTCGCGCGTAAAGTGCGAGCCATTATCATGTGGAAATAAGCGTTTCACCATGGGATTTTAATCAAGTTGAAAGGGGAAAATAGTCGTTTTTGAAAGTTTAAAGAGTCATTAGGCGTTTAGGTGCAAGTTGAATGGGttgaatatatttattttacatCTTTGCAAGTAAATAATTACGAATTAAAATCTATCCATAATTAATTACCAATAGATTTTTCAATAGaacacattaaaattaaaatggtaaaattgaACTAGAATTTTGTGTTAAGAATCAAATTTGTCGTTAAGGTTATtgggaaaaattaattttgtccTTATCGTACAAAATAACTGTTTTGTCCTTCTAGTAAAAACTTCAGCTCAAATTTACCCTCATAATAGAAAACGAAATTAAGTTTTCCACTTTCTAACTAAATactaataaatatttattgacAGAATTCTTGAAAGGAGTAAGATTGAGCTAGAATTTCTACAATGCGGGTAAAATTGAATAGTTTTGTACTATGATGGCAAAATTGAGCTTTTCCAATAAATTTAAACTTCAAAATTGCCCCTTATCTCAAAAAATTTCTACTATGAGCCAACAATGAATTCTTTTGTACAATAGGTATAAAATACTTCTCATGTCAAATTTGTACTGGAATTTTGTGATAAGTGTGAATTTATCCCTAAGATAATGGGAGAAAGCCAATTTTGCCCTCATTGTAAAAAAATAGTCcacttttacttttataatagAAACTTTAGCTCAATTTTGCTCGTATAATAGAAAATTTCATTCAATTTTACCCTTTCCGAGTTAATGTCGACAAATTAGTAACAAAATTTCTTGGGAAAGTGTAAAATTGAACTAAAATTtctattatgaaaaaaaaatattgaatcgTTTTGTACCATGATTGTAAAATCAAGCTTTtccaataaatttaaaattaaattgactATCTCTAGATTTTTCTACTGAGTCAATAATGTATCGTTTTGTACGATAAGTGTAAAATTTATCTTCTCCAATAATGTTATATGTCCTTCTAATATGTATACTAAGAATTAGAGCTGTAACCGGGTCTcaagtcgagccgagctttggtccATTCAGGCTCGGCTTCTCATAAAATTTATGAGCAGCTCACGAGCTGTTTGTGAGCTCAAGCTTAATTTTTTGTTTGTGAGCAGCTCAAGAGCTATTCACGAGCTTGTTAATGAGCATGTTCACGATTTTTTTCTCACGAGCAGTTCATTAATTCAGTTCATGAACTTAGCTTGCGGAAAAAATCATTAACTATGttcattaattaaattaatttgaaatttctttgacacaaaaatatataattttggaATCTACAAAACTAcgttattttacattttctctttatagaaatattattattaaaaaaataatcaaacaaAGCATACTTACGAACATATTCATGAATATTATATCGAGCTTTCtcatgaacctataatcgaACCTGCTCGTGAGTTTTAGAGCCGAGCTTCTCCGTGCTTAATCTTGGCTCATTTACAAATAAAactcgagcttttatcgagccgaacacCGAGCTGTTCATGAgtggctcggctcatttacggTCCTACTAAGAATCGAACTGAAAACCTAATTTAAGTGAAAAAAATTCTATCAAATATGATTTAATACATAtgactaatttatttattttgttgatGCAGGAAGTGAAAATAAGTAGAGGGATTGAGATGAAGTTAAATTTCAAAAGCGAAGAAGTCAAGAACGCACCTTAGATATTCCTGTTTTCATGGTGGTTCTAAAAAACTACTTTGCAAAAGGTTTATAGGTTCGGGCATTGACTTTGGCTTAAGAAAAAGATGAATGAAATTGTAtctgttcttttttatttaggGTTTAGGATTAGTGGTAATTTAGGATTAATTAGTCTaatccagaagaagaagaagatacttaattatctaaatttaattgttgtTTAATCTACTATATATTTGGTTGTTCTTGATTAGGAATTAAGGGCTGTTTtgcaattttaattaattaacagaCTTTTTTGACATATTTAATCCTTTTATCAATTTGATATTTTTGTTGATTGagcttttaatttttcaattggGTACATTAAACTCTTGTATGTCAAATTTAAGGATGTAAACGGGGCAGGtggggaatgcatttcccatccctATCTCACGGCTAGTCAGGGATTCCCTATCCCCATTCCCGTGAGTTAAATGGGGATATATTTGTTCCCATTCCCCGTTTATAGATGTTCAAAAGGACTTTTTTCCTATTCCACATCCCCGTTCCCGGCGTGGAATCACcatttatgttaaaaaaaattaatatatactaAAACTTCTGAGAAATACCAAAGGTCAATAATCATTCTAaaagtaaaattgtttttatgaCATTGGCAAAGGAATAAAGATAgatagaaaaaatataaatttaattaaaagttataaattataatatttaaaatataaatttaattatcacgGTGAATAATTGGGGATTCTCTATCGGGGATTGATGGTGCGGGATTGGAGATCCCTGTGCGGTGGGGATACCCCGCCCCATCCCCACTATACGCGGGACAAAAATATTCCAATCGCCGTCCCATGGGGATCGATGATTCTTCGTCCCATCGGATGGGTCACCAATGGAAACAAGAAATCTCTGCCCCATTTGCATCCCTAATTAAAAGAATATTACTACTTATTTTATTTGTGTTTGAAATAAAACCTTCTTCCAactgttaaaaatacaaatatataaTATCATATTAATTGAGTTATATGCAACCATAATTGAATATAGAGCTTAATgtgttaaattaaaaatttaagtgctgaatgaagaaaaataaaaagatgatttttttcttaattgttTATATAATCCTTAAATTGACTTGATATTTTCTTTAAATAATTATCCAATTTGGGATTCTTCTAAAAGTTCAAAAGAATTGGTAATTATTTCTGGAACATAAATTTGGGCAAATTTGTGAAAGAATTCCGAAAGAATTTGAAAAAAATCTGGCTAAATTTGAGGAATAGACTAATTACAACCATAAATGAAAATGCCTAGATAGCAGGAATTGAAAATGTTGATAGATGTTAACTGTTTAGTTACCTACTAATTGTTAGCTGATTCATAATCAGTAAGACTAATTGATAATTAATATTTAGTCAATTAATGTATGATATATGTACCATTTAGTCAATTAATGTATGATGAGTTATAATTAAGAGGGACTAATATCATATATTCTGAACGGGTTATTAGATTGTCTCTTGTAATGCGGATAACCTCTTATATGATTTGCAGCGGAACACCGGATCAACATGACCTTTGTATTAACAGTCACTCTTCAACTACGCCGAGGTAAATCGGAAGAGGAATTGACTGATCCACGAACTAAGAGTGACTGCACTTGTGGAAGAGAGATGGGGGCGACACACAATAGGGAAAGAGAGAGAGTAGTCTTTCACCGTCTTTAGTGTATTCTTTTGTATTGGGGTTAGATAACTTATTCTCCTTTAATAAGGAGAGGCTAGGGCAAACCCTAGGCTCCTTACCTCTCATTTGGCCCGACCCATTCCATTTACGAGCGGACTTTATATTCGTCTGAAATAAGAATATTTCCAACATCTCCCACTCGCACATAATGtgacataatccaaattctttcCTAATCTCGTTCATACTTACACATAGTTCATGCGACCGACATACACTCAAGATCACTAGTGATATATACTATAGTGTCTAGATGGCCATTGTTTTAAAGCAATCGTTATATACTcgtggatatatatatatatagtcgtTTTATTTGAACATGTATGGCGATAGGTGGTACGTCTTTTTCCAAAATCCATCTCACAACCATATGTAACACTTTGATCTCAATTACATATCTATTTTCACAGTTACGGACACATGCACAAGTGCCTGGAcagtaataaataaaaacatttaCATGCGATCAAATGGAATTCTTTCCCTTTTAATGTGTAATTTCCATCATGATCCAATCCACTTAAATGATTGGATAGCCTTCATAATTTCCTTCCAAGATAAGTCAAATTATTAGATCATAATTCTAGAACAAGTTAAGGGTCATGAGGATAAAATAATCAAGAAACTATAGCTTCATGATGTGAGTCTCGCACTAGGGAAAGATGAGATCTATTAATATTTAAGGCTTTTCCATCTCATGGTCTCTAAACACACGTGGTATGAAGACACGTATTATGattttctattattttatttctaaaagaaGAGCATGTCTTCTCAAAAAGCACCATACATAAGTCTTGTTCAGATGTCCCAAAACATCTAACTTCAATTTACACACAGAGACTACTTCCAACTTTGAAGACAAAATATCTCAAGTTACTCTTAACTTGTGATCTTGATACCATATAACTTTCATATATGTCTACATGTTACATCACATGTAGATTTCTATCTTGCGCTTTAAATGAAACTAATTTCATCCTTTATGCAAGACGACTAATGTTTATTGAGCTAGCTATCGTTTTACTAGAAAAAAACACCCTCAACCTTAATCATTTTATCACCGTTATGGCAATATAAGGGTAAATGCTCGTGTGCATGAGCTATTTCTCTATCTGATATACATAACACTATTGTATAACAACAAATATCAACATATAATATTCACAAGTGTGTATTGAAAAATTCCCAACAACTTTATTGGATAATCATTTTTTTACAAGTACATCAAAATAGAAATATGTTTATGTCCTACGCAAACCCTAGGATCTAATATGTTTCTCATAAATATCTCTATTGACATGTTTAGTAAGGAGATCAACTGCCATGTCATGAGTAGAAACATATTCCACACTAACTTCTTTAGGTGCAATTAATTCTCTAAAAAATGATATTTGATATCTAAGTGCTTCGTCTTGCCATGGAACCTCTGATCTTTGGCAAATACAATAACAAATTGActatcaatatttattattattagagtGGTAGTGGTAGTAAGATTCAGATGGTTCATGAATCTATTGAGTTATATTGCCTCTCGGGATGCAGATGGGTTGACACATACTCTGCTTCCATGGTGTATAGTGCTACACACGTTTGTTCCTTGATGCTCCATGATCTTTCCCCATTTCCTAGCAAGAAAAACATAGTCTGGCATGAACTTCCTCTCATCCAGGTCTCCCTCCCAATCAATATTTGTGTATCCTCTTAGCTGGAGATATTTGCCTTGCTAACATAGAGAATACTCCGCAGTTGCATTAAGATACCTCAATATTCTCTTAACAGTTGGAAAATGTACTTGTCTAGGGCTGGACtgatatctactcagcataccAACATCGTGACACATATCGGATCTTGTACATAACATTTTAGACTCCCTACGACACTTTTATAGGTACTATTTTCATATAGTCCTTTTCTTGTTGTGTTTATAGGGACACATGTCATTACTAAAGATCGAATCATAGGCTTGCAGTTTCACATATGGAATTGGTCGAGAATCATGTTGGCATAAGTCTGTTGAGACAGTTCCAACCCGTTCTTTGGACGATATCTCGAAATCTTAACACTGAGAATATACGTTGCTTTCtcccatatctttcatttcaaaactTGAGTTTAACCAAGCTTTAACTTGGTTCACATATTCAACGTTGTTTCATGCTATAAGAATGTCATCTACACATATAAtgacaaaatgataaattttctACCGGAGGTTTTTGTATAAACACAATGGTCTTCTTCAATCATCTTAAAGTTATTCGATATCATTTCATTATGAAATTGAATATACCATTATCTAGAAGACTGTTTCAGGCCATAAATTGATTTAATCAATTTGCCAACTTTTGGTTTGCAACTTGGTTCAATGAAAGCTACATGTTGTTctatatagatttttttttgttcaattctCTATTGAGAAAATCAGTCTTTACATTTATTTGATGTAGCTCTAGGTCTAAACTTGCCATTATAG
The sequence above is drawn from the Euphorbia lathyris chromosome 6, ddEupLath1.1, whole genome shotgun sequence genome and encodes:
- the LOC136232949 gene encoding homeobox-leucine zipper protein PROTODERMAL FACTOR 2-like — protein: MFQPNMFESHHMFDMTPKSSDNELGKLKDDDYETKSGTETTDAPSGEDEQDPNQRPNKKKRYHRHTQRQIQEMEAFFKECPHPDDKQRKELSRELALEPLQVKFWFQNKRTQMKAQHERQENSILKAENDKLRAENNRYKEALTNASCPNCGGPAALGEMSFDEQHLRIENARLREEIDRISGIAAKYVGKPISSLSQFSSHLPSRSLDLGMGSFGAQSGYVGEMYGAADLLRSITGPTESEKPMIVELAVTAMEELIRMAQAGEPLWIPSENSTELLNEEEYLRAFPRGIGPRPLGFKSESSRESAVVIMNHINLVEILMDVNQWATVFCGIISRAMTLEILSTGVAGNYNGALQVMTAEFQVPSPLVPTRENYFVRYCKQHVDGTWAVVDVSLDNLRPNPISRSRRRPSGCVIQELPNGYSKVVWVEHIEVDDRSVHNIYRSLVNSGLAFGAKRWVSILDRQCERIASSMAINIPAGDLCVITSPEGRKSMLKLAERMVISFCSGVGASTAHAWTTLSATGSDDVRVMTRKSMDDPGRPPGIVLSAATSFWIPVPPKRVFEFLSDENNRNEWDILSNGGQVQEMAHIANGRDPGNCVSLLRVNSANSSQSNMLILQESCIDSTGSYVIYAPVDISAMNLVLSGGDPDYVALLPSGFAILPDGPGLNHGGIHDVGSGGALLTVAFQILVDSIPTAKLSLGSVATVNNLIKCTVERIKAAVSCENA